A window from Sus scrofa isolate TJ Tabasco breed Duroc chromosome 2, Sscrofa11.1, whole genome shotgun sequence encodes these proteins:
- the LOC396788 gene encoding putative gustatory receptor clone PTE01, which yields MYLVTMLGNLLIILAVAFDSHLHTPMYFFLSNLSLADMGFISTTIPKMIVNIQIHSRVISYAGCLTQMSIFILFGSIDDMLLTAMAYDRFVAICHPLHYPVIMNPRLCCILVLLSFFISLLESQVHNWIVLQLTCFSDLEISNFFCDSSLLLKLACSDTSTNNIVMYFVGAIFGFLPISGILFSYSKIVSSILRVPSSSGRYKAFSTCGSHLAVVCLFYGTGIGVYLSSAISHSPRKDAVASAIYTVVTPMLNPFIYSLRNRDIKRAMRSFLGCNLISVSMECRLKNAEKLSLYT from the coding sequence atgtacctggtcaccatgTTGGGGAACCtactcatcatcctggctgttgcctttgactcccacctccacacccccatgtatttctttctctccaaccTGTCCTTGGCTGACATGGGTTTCATCTCTACTACCATCCCCAAGATGATTGTGAATATCCAAATTCACAGCAGAGTCATCTCCTATGCTGGTTGCTTAACCCAGATgtctattttcatcctttttggaAGTATAGATGATATGCTTCTGACAGcaatggcctatgacaggtttgtggccatctgtcacccattGCACTACCCTGTCATCATGAACCCACGCCTCTGTTGCATCTTAGTTTTGCTGTCTTTTTTCATCAGCCTTTTGGAGTCCCAGGTGCACAATTGGATTGTGTTACAACTTACTTGCTTCAGTGATTtggaaatttctaattttttctgtGACTCTTCTTTACTCCTCAAGCTAGCCTGTTCTGACACTTCCACCAATAACATAGTCATGTACTTTGTTGGTGCCATTTTTGGTTTTCTCCCTATCTCAGGGATCCTTTTCTCTTACTCTAAAATTGTTTCCTCTATTCTGAGAGTCCCTTCATCAAGTGGGAGGtataaagccttctccacctgtggttCTCACCTGGcagttgtttgcttattttatggaacaggtATTGGGGTGTATCTCAGCTCAGCCATCTCACATTCTCCCAGGAAGGATGCAGTGGCTTCGGCAATATACactgtggtcacccccatgctgaaccccttcatctacagtctgaggaacagagaCATCAAAAGGGCCATGAGGAGTTTCCTTGGATGCAACCTAATCTCAGTATCCATGGAGTGTAGgttgaaaaatgcagaaaaactaAGCCTGTATACTTAA